TCTTCGTCGCCCTGGTAGAGGCCGCAATCGACGAGCAGACGGGTCTCGCCCCAGGCGAGCAGGGTGCAGCTGCCGGTTACCGCGCCGCACGCCCCGAGGAAGGTCACGCTGGCCATGGATGGGGTCGCTCCTCCGGCAGTGTAGCAGACGCCCCGCGGTCGATCGGGTATCATTCGCTCCGCCGAACGACTGCCAGCTGCCGATCTCGTGCACTGGCCCTCGCGCCCCGGGGCGGGCCCGGAGGAGACCATGACCGACACCAGCAAGACCATCGACCGCGCCAAGGACGCCGTCGTCGACGCGTTCGACGACACCCGCGACCGTCTCGACAGCGGGCTCGACGCCGCGCGCGAGCGTTTCGAGGAGCTCGCCGACGACGTCTCCGAGAAGGCCGGGGCCACCCGCCGCGAGGTCCGGCGCCGCGCCGAGGCCGCCCGCGCCTTCGCCAAGGACAAGCTCGGCTCCGCCAAGGAGGGGCTGCGCCAGGGCTACGATCGCGTGCGCAAGGACGTCGGCGAGCTTTCCACCGACGTCAACGAGTACGTGCGCGACAACCCGGGCAAGTCGATCCTGATTGCCGCCGCGGTCGGCTTCGCCATCGGCCTGCTGGTGCGCGGTCGCCGCGACGACTGATCGCACCCGCCATGGAGCCCCGCGAACGGCCGGCCTCGGTCGCCGACGAGTTCCTCGACGAGGTGCTCCCCGAGCAGCTCGACTGGCAGCACCTGGTGCGGCGCTACCCGAAGAGCAGCCTGGCGGTGGCGGCGCTCGGCGGCTATCTGCTCGCTCGCAGCCGGGGGCCGGCGCTGCTCGCCGCCCTCGGCTCGTTCGCGGCCTCGCAGGTCACCGCCCAGGTCGGCGAGCTGATCGGCGAAGACCTCGGCTAGGCGGCCGGTGCGCCGCCTCCTCCACCTCTCCGACGTCCACTTCGGCCCGCACCACGCACCGGAAGCCGCCGCGGCGGCGCTCGACCTCGTGGCGCGCCGGCGTCCCGACCTGGTCGTCGTCTCGGGCGACCTGACGCAACGCGCCAAGCCGCGCCAGTTCGTCGAGGCACGACGCTTCGTCGACCGGATCCACGCCCTCGGCGTACCGTCGATCGCCGTGCCGGGCAACCACGACGTGCCGCTCTACCGCGTCTGGGAGCGCCTCTTCGCGCCCTACGGCGCCTATCGCCGGCACTTCGACCGCGAGCTCGAACCGGCCTTCGCCGACGACGAGCTGCACGTCGTCGGACTCAACACCGCCTTCAACTGGACCTTCAAGAACGGCCGACTGCGGTTGGCGCGCCTCGGCACGCTCGGCGAGCAGCTCGCGGCCGTCCCGGCGACACGCTGTCGCATCGTCGTCGCCCACCACCCGCTCGTTCCCGCTCCCGGCTTCGGCGATCGCACCGTGCTGCGCAACGCGCTCGCCGCAACTCGCCGGTTTGCCGCCTCCGGCGTCGAGATGGTGCTCTCCGGGCATCTCCACCAGGCGTTCGTCACCGGCAGCGACGAGTGGTACCCGGGCAGCGGCGAGCGCGTCCTGCTGGTTCACAGCGGCACCTCGAGCTCCTACCGCGGTCGCGGCGCCGAGCGGCGACGGATGACCTGCAACTGGATCGAGGTCGACGCCGGCGAGATCCGCGTCACGCCGCTGCGCTACGAGCCGGCAGGCGCCTTCGCCCCGCTCGGCGAGCTGCGGGCCCCCCGCCGCGTCGTCCCCACCCCGGTCTGACCGCCGGCGGGCGAGGGGATATCATCGCGCTGGCCGCGCTGGGCGGCCGGCGAGGAGGAGTGTCATGTCCGACGCATGGGAGACCGTCCGGGTGGTCGGCACCGAGGAAGAGGCGGCGTTGCTCGCCGGATTCCTCGAAGAGTCCGATATCCCGTCCGAGGTCGAGTCGCTGCGCTTCCATCAGGAGCCGGTGAACTTCGGCAGTCTCGGCGAGGTCCGCGTCAAGGTGCCCGCTGACCGACTCGAGGAGGCCGAGGCAGTGCTCGCGGCGCGCGAGGAGTCGTTCGCCGCCAGCGGCGACGACGAGTCCGGCGAGAGCGAGGAGACGCCGAAGGAATGAGCCCGCTCGTCGCCGGAAGCCAGCTCGCGCGCTACCGGATCGTCCGCCCGCTCGGCGCCGGAGCGATGGGTGAGGTCTACCTTGCCGAGGACCCGCAGATCGACCGCCAGCTGGCGATCAAGACGGTCCGCATCGAAGAGGGCAAGGCCGGCGAGGTCGAAGAGCGCAAGCGCCGCCTGTTGCGCGAGGCGCGCGCCGCCGGTCGCCTCCTCCACCCGAACATCGTCGCGCTCTTCGACGCCGGCGAGGACCAGGGCGTCCTCTTCCTCGCCTTCGAGTACGTCGCCGGGGCCGACCTCGCCAAGCGGATGGAGCAGGGTCCGCCGCTCACCCTCGGCGAGGCGCTCGGGCTCGTCCGCCAGGCCGCCGACGGGCTCGACTTCGCCCATCAGCAGGGGATCGTCCACCGCGACATCAAGCCGAGCAACCTGCTGATCAACCGCACCGGCCAGCTCAAGATCGCCGACTTCGGCATCGCCCGGATGACCGACCAGACGAGCGAGCTGACGATGACCGGCTCGGTGGTGGGAAGCCCCCACTACCTCTCGCCCGAGCAGATCCGCGGCGAGGAGCTCGACGGACGCAGCGACGTCTTCTCGCTCGGCGTGGTCCTCTACGAGCTGCTCAGCCGGCGCCGGCCGTTCAACGGCGAGACGCTCACCACGCTCGTCTACCAGATCCTGCACCAGGAGCCGAACGCTCTGGTGCTGCGCCGACCCGACCTCACGCCGCGGCTCGAGTCGCTGGTGCGGCGGATGCTCGCCAAGGACCGCAACCAGCGCTTCGCCTCCGCTCGCGAGGTGGTCGCCGAGATCGGGCGGCTCGAGCGCGAGCTCGATCCCGTCCTGCTCGCCGGACCCGCCGCACCCAGCGACGACCCGGAGGCGTTGCAGGCGACGATGCGCATGCCCTCGGGAGCCGTTCCGAGCCCGGGCAGCGGCGCGTTCGTTCCCCCGCCCCCGCCTTCCACCGGAGTCGCGCCGGCGCCGCAGCCGCTCGCCGCAGCCGCGTCACCGACCGCGGCGACCCAGGCCGGCGGGCGCAAGACCGGGTTGATCGTCGGGCTGGCCATCGCCGCCGCGGTGCTGCTCGTCGGCGGCGGACTGGTCGGTCGAGCCTGGCTCTCCGGCCGTCCCTCGCCGCCGCAGGCCGGGCAACCGGGCGGACCGGCGGTCGAGCCGCCGACGATCCCCACCGGCACGCCCACCGAAGTGCCACCGCCGCACGCCGTGGTGATCGAGCGGCCGACCCCGCCGACCTTCGGTGGCGTCGCCACGACGACCCCGCTCGAACCGACCGCCACGCCTCCGGCAACCCCGGCCTACCCGACGGCGACCCCGCGCTACCGACCGACCGTGGCGCCACCGACCCCCGAGCCGACGCCCGAGCCGACAGCGACCCCCGAGCCCACCGCCGAGCGGGTGGAGGTCGACCGGGAGATCGAGAGCGGGCTCGCCCTGTCGTTCCAGATCACCCCCGACGACACGATCGTCCGCGTCGACAAGACCGTTCTCGGCGAAGCCGCGGAATGGAACTCGAAGAAGAAAGAGGGGCGCGTCTACCAGTTGCCGGGAGCGGGCGAGTACGTCGTGCGGCTGATCAAGGACGGCATGCGCGACGTGCGGATTCGGGTCAAGGCGCAGGCGGGTCGCGGCGGCGTGACCACCATCGTCCACACGATGGGCAGTCGTGCCTCGGGACCGTCCGTCTCGCAGGAGGCCAAACGGCGACTGCGCGTGAGTGAAGGGGTGAATCTCAAGATCGACCCGGACGGGGCCGAAGTGGCGGTCGACGGCCAGCCGCTCGGCACGGCACGCGATTTCCGCGGCACGTTCGGACGCAAGTCGCTGCAGCTTGCCGGCGGCGAGCACCGCGTGGTGATCTCCGCTCCCGGCTACGTCGCACTCGAGCTCGTCGTCGAGGTCTCGCCGTCGGCCCCCGACAGAAAGCAGACGGTCGAGGCGAAGCTCGCCCGGCAGTGACCGTGGATTGAGCCCCCCCATGTCCGCCGACCCGGTGTCGTCCGGCGCCGTGTCGCCCGTCTTCGACCTGCTGCCCTGGCTGCAGCGGGCGAGCTGCCGTCGCCTCGACAACGGCCTGCTGCTCTGCCGACTCGACAACCCGCAGGCACCGCTGGTCACCACCGCGCTCTTCTACCGCGCCGGCACCGGCGACGAGCAGGCGGGACAGGGCGGAGTCGCCCATTTCCTCGAACACATGATGTTCAAGGGCTCGGCCGCCTTCGGTCCCGGGGAGATCGACCGCGTCACCCAGGCGCTCGGCGGGGCCAACAACGCCTTCACCAGCCACGATCTGTCGGTCTACTACTTCTCCTTCGCCGCCGACCGCTGGGAGCGCGCTCTCGAGCTCGAAGCCGACCGGATGCGCGCCCTGCGCCTCGACCCCGACGAGGTGGCGAGCGAGCGCCAGGTGATCCTCGAAGAGATCGACATGTACGCCGACGAGCCGTGGGACTCCCTCGAGCTCGCCGTGCTCGCGGCCCTCTTCGCCGGGCATCCCTACGGCCGACCGGTGCTCGGCACCGCCGAGGAGCTCGCCAGCGTCGGACCGGAGGAGCTCGGCGCCTTCCACCGGCGTTACTACGGACCGGACAACGCCGTCCTGGTGGTCGCCGGCGAGCTCGACGAGCGCGCCGAGGCGCGCGTCGAGGAGCACTTCGGGACGATCGCGCCACGGGACCCGGCGCGGGTCCCCGTCGGCCCGGCCTCTCCCCCCGATCGCCTGCAACGGCTCGAGCGGCGTCACGGCGAGACGGCGCGGGCACTCCTCGCCCTGCCGGCCCCCGGCGCCGACTCCGCCGAGCACGCCGCCCTCCGTCTGCTCGCCGCCGCTCTCGGCTCCGGCCGGGCCAGCCGGCTGCAGCGACGGCTCGTCGAGCAGGACCCGCTCTGCCTCGGCGTCAACGTCAATCTCGCCGAGAGCGCGACCGACGGCTATCTCGCCATCGCCGCCGAGGTCCTGCCGGGCGTCGAGCCGGCCCGGGTCGAGGCGACCCTGATGGCCGAGCCTCGCTCGCGTGCGCGAGGCACCGCTCGCCGACGACGAGATCGCCCGCGCCCGCCAGGTGCTGCTCGCCGACTGGGCGATCGGTCACGAGCGCATCCACCAGCAGGCGCTCTCGGCCGGCACCGCTCTCGCCCTCTTCGACCTCCATCATCCGGAGCGTTCGCTCGCGGCGACCCTCGCCTGCGAGGCCGGGACGCTTCAAGACGTCGCCCGCCGCCGCCTCGACCCGGAGCGCGGCGCGGTGCTCGGATGGTCCCTGCCATGAGCCACGACGATTTCCCCGCCCCGACCGCCGGACCGACCTGGGAACAGCTCGCCTCGCTCTTCCGTCCCCACCCGTGGCACGGCGTGCCGCTGGGCGACGAGGCGCCCGACAAGGTCACGGTCTACGTCGAGATCGTGCCGACCGACACGGTCAAGTACGAGCTCGAGAAGGCCACCGGCCTGCTGCACATCGACCGGCCGCAGAAGTACTCCAACCTCTGCCCGACCCTCTACGGCCTCCTGCCGCAGACCTACTGCGGCGACGAGGTCGGAGCGCTCTGCAGTCGCCGCGCCGGCCTCGACGGGATCGTCGGCGACGGCGACCCGCTCGACGTCTGCGTGCTCGCCGAGAAGTCGATCCCGCGCGGCGACGTGCTGCTCCACGCGGTGCCGATCGGCGGGCTGCGGATGATCGACCACGACGAGGCCGACGACAAGATCGTCGCGGTGCTCGCCGGCGACGCCGTCTACGGCGGCCTCACCGACATCTCGCAGTGTCCACCCGCGCTGATCGACCGGCTGCAGCACTACTTCCTCACCTACAAACAGGCGCCGGGCGACGAGCCGCGCGTCTCGATCGCCGGCGTCTACGGCCGGGAGGAGGCGCACGAGGTCATCGCCTGCTGCCGCCGCGACTACGACCGGCGCTACGGCGCCTTGCGCGACCTGCTCGAGCATGCCCGCCGGCCCTGACGGACCGCCGGCGGCGCCGGCCTGGCAGGTTCGCGTGCGCCGGGTCGACGGAGCGCCGCTCGTCGCCGTGCGCGCCTGGGTGCGCGGCGGGGCGCGCGCCGAGGCGATCCCGGGGCAGGCCTACCTTGCCGGTCGCCTTCTCGCCGAAGGCACCCGACAACACGACTGGCACGCGATCGCCGCGCGCTCCGAGTCGCGCGGCATGGTGCTGCAGGCGTTCGGCGGCTTCGAAGCGCACGGCGTCGCCGTCGACGCGCTCGCCCGCGACTGGGAGCGGGCCGTCGACGATCTCGCCGAGCTGCTGCTCGAAGCGTCCTTTCCCGAGGATCGCGCCGAGCTGCTGAAGACCCAGGCGCTCGGCGAGCTCGAGAGCCAGGCGGACCAGGCCGATGCGCTGACGGCGCGGGAGTTCCTCGCCCAGCTCTACGCTCCCCATCCGCGTGGCCGACCGCTCCAGGGTGAGCCGGCCGCGATCCGTTCGCTCTCCGCAGCCGACGCGGCCTCGTTCCACCGGGGGGCTCTCGCCTGGGGCGGAGTGCTCACGATGACCGGCGCGCTCGACGACGCCGCGGCCGCCGAGCGTCTCGAGCAGTTGCGGCGAGCCCTGCCGACCGGCTCCTCCGCACCTCCGCGGCCCTCGCCCCCACCGAGCGGCCCGGCCCCGCGTCGCGAGTTCAAGACGCGAGCGAACGACCAGGCCCACCTCTTCCTCGGCCACCTGACGGTGGACCGCTCTCACCCGGACCTGCCGGCGCTCGAGGTGCTCGGGGTGCTGCTCGGCTCCGGACCCGGCCTCTCGGGTCGCATCCCGGCACGCGTCCGGGAGCGGGAGGGGCTCGCCTACGCCGCCTCGGCCGAAGCCGCCGCGGGGGCCGCGCTCGACCCCGGACGGCTGGTCTGTTACGTCGGGACCTCGCCGGAGACCGTGGAGCAGGCCGAGCGGGCCGTGCGCGAAGAGCTCGACCGGCTGCTTGCCGACGGCGCCACGGCGACGGAGGTGGCCGATGCCAAGTCGTACCTGCTCGGACGCGAACCGTTCCGGCGCGAGACGGCACGGCAGTGGGCTGACCTGCTCGGCCTCGCCACCCTCTCCGCTCTGCCGTTCGACGATCCGGAGTGGCCCAACGCACGCACCCGGGCGGTGACGCCCGAAGCGGTCGCCGAGGCCGCCCGCCGGCACCTCCATCCGGAGCTGCTGCGGGTCACCGTGGGTCTGCCCGGAGACTCGGCGGAGGAGCGCGACTAGCTCGTCGAGGCCGGCCGGAAGCGCGCCGTCGGATCGCGGTCGACCCGCTGGAGGAAGGCGAGAACCTCGCGCACCACCGCGACTTCGACGGTCTCGGCGAGCACTGCGTCGCGGAAGACGGCGAGCGCCGCCAGCGCCTCCGGTTCGACCTCCTGGGACGAGAAGACCGGCACCAGCATCCCGGCGAGCTCGCGCACCTCCGACCACTGCCGCCGCTCCGCCAGGCTGACCGCGAGCTCCAGCGCCGCGGTCGCCGCCTCCATCGTGTAGCCGCGCTCGACGAAACCAGCCACGACCGCCCGCATCTCCGGGTCCGCCTCCTCGTGCCGCCCGAGCCCGAGGGCGATGCGACTGCCGACCCAGCGCAGGCGCAGCTCGTTGAGCGGCGACAGGCCGAGACGTCGGGCGACCTGGACGTCCTCGACGTACCGGACCTCTGCCTCGGCGAAACGGCCGGCTTCGACCAGGTAGTTCACGGCGTTGTGGATCGCACCCCAGATCGCCCGCGGCTCCCTCGTTTCGTCGATCAGGTTCCGGGCCCGATCGAGGACCTCCAGCGCTTCGTCGACCCGACCGTCGAAGGCGAGCGCGTTGGCCAGCGTGAAGAGCGATCTTCCTTGCTGATGGTGATCGCCGATCTTGCCGAAGAGCGAGAAGGCGCGTCGCGCGAAGACCTCGGCGTCGCGATACCGCGACTGTTCGTTCCTCAGCGCCGCATAGAGAGCGAGCATCTTTCCTTCGACCAGGGGGTCTCCGGTGCCGGCAGCAAGGAGCTCGCTTGCCTGGCGGAACGCAAGCTCGGCATCGACGAGTTGACCACCGAGCCGGAGCGCGTTGCCGAGCTGCGCCTGGGCCGCGATCTCCAGATCGTGCCGGAGTCGCTCGCTCGCCGGCGCGACCTCGGCGCGCTTGGCGATCTGCAGCGCCAGGCGCGCCAGACGGACCGCACGCGCCGGATCCTCCGGCCCGGCCTCGAGGGACAGCTCCTGCAATCGCTCCGACACCGACCACGTGTGGTAACGGCGGTGATTGGTCGCCACCAGCGTCTGCTGTCCTTCGGGGAGGGCCAGCAACTCTTCCACGAGCGGCGCGGCATCTTGCCGCTCCCGATCGATCGACGTCGCTGCCGTCTGCACCTTCGCCAGAAGGGAGGCCAGGGCACGGTCGTAGTCGCGCTCGGCGGGCCTCGACGTCCCCTCGAAATCTCTCACCGATGCCGACGCCTGCGGATTCGCCGCCGATCTCACGAGATTCCGCACTACCCTCCGCCGCTCTTCGGCGGTGGCCGTCCCGCTCTCGATCGCACTCACGCGGTCGATGGTCTCGTCGTCAACCACGGAAGCTCCTCCTGACCGGGGCGAGCAAGGTTCGACCCAGCGCGTCGAGACAACGGCGAGTGATCTTGTCGACGCTGATCGCCGCACAGCCGATCTGCTGGGCGACCGCGCTTCTCTCGAGCTCGCAACCGTAGCGCAGCGACAAGACGACAC
This genomic window from Holophagales bacterium contains:
- a CDS encoding DUF2007 domain-containing protein — encoded protein: MSDAWETVRVVGTEEEAALLAGFLEESDIPSEVESLRFHQEPVNFGSLGEVRVKVPADRLEEAEAVLAAREESFAASGDDESGESEETPKE
- a CDS encoding serine/threonine protein kinase gives rise to the protein MSPLVAGSQLARYRIVRPLGAGAMGEVYLAEDPQIDRQLAIKTVRIEEGKAGEVEERKRRLLREARAAGRLLHPNIVALFDAGEDQGVLFLAFEYVAGADLAKRMEQGPPLTLGEALGLVRQAADGLDFAHQQGIVHRDIKPSNLLINRTGQLKIADFGIARMTDQTSELTMTGSVVGSPHYLSPEQIRGEELDGRSDVFSLGVVLYELLSRRRPFNGETLTTLVYQILHQEPNALVLRRPDLTPRLESLVRRMLAKDRNQRFASAREVVAEIGRLERELDPVLLAGPAAPSDDPEALQATMRMPSGAVPSPGSGAFVPPPPPSTGVAPAPQPLAAAASPTAATQAGGRKTGLIVGLAIAAAVLLVGGGLVGRAWLSGRPSPPQAGQPGGPAVEPPTIPTGTPTEVPPPHAVVIERPTPPTFGGVATTTPLEPTATPPATPAYPTATPRYRPTVAPPTPEPTPEPTATPEPTAERVEVDREIESGLALSFQITPDDTIVRVDKTVLGEAAEWNSKKKEGRVYQLPGAGEYVVRLIKDGMRDVRIRVKAQAGRGGVTTIVHTMGSRASGPSVSQEAKRRLRVSEGVNLKIDPDGAEVAVDGQPLGTARDFRGTFGRKSLQLAGGEHRVVISAPGYVALELVVEVSPSAPDRKQTVEAKLARQ
- a CDS encoding metallophosphoesterase, whose product is MRRLLHLSDVHFGPHHAPEAAAAALDLVARRRPDLVVVSGDLTQRAKPRQFVEARRFVDRIHALGVPSIAVPGNHDVPLYRVWERLFAPYGAYRRHFDRELEPAFADDELHVVGLNTAFNWTFKNGRLRLARLGTLGEQLAAVPATRCRIVVAHHPLVPAPGFGDRTVLRNALAATRRFAASGVEMVLSGHLHQAFVTGSDEWYPGSGERVLLVHSGTSSSYRGRGAERRRMTCNWIEVDAGEIRVTPLRYEPAGAFAPLGELRAPRRVVPTPV
- a CDS encoding DUF883 family protein, producing the protein MTDTSKTIDRAKDAVVDAFDDTRDRLDSGLDAARERFEELADDVSEKAGATRREVRRRAEAARAFAKDKLGSAKEGLRQGYDRVRKDVGELSTDVNEYVRDNPGKSILIAAAVGFAIGLLVRGRRDD
- a CDS encoding insulinase family protein, producing MPAGPDGPPAAPAWQVRVRRVDGAPLVAVRAWVRGGARAEAIPGQAYLAGRLLAEGTRQHDWHAIAARSESRGMVLQAFGGFEAHGVAVDALARDWERAVDDLAELLLEASFPEDRAELLKTQALGELESQADQADALTAREFLAQLYAPHPRGRPLQGEPAAIRSLSAADAASFHRGALAWGGVLTMTGALDDAAAAERLEQLRRALPTGSSAPPRPSPPPSGPAPRREFKTRANDQAHLFLGHLTVDRSHPDLPALEVLGVLLGSGPGLSGRIPARVREREGLAYAASAEAAAGAALDPGRLVCYVGTSPETVEQAERAVREELDRLLADGATATEVADAKSYLLGREPFRRETARQWADLLGLATLSALPFDDPEWPNARTRAVTPEAVAEAARRHLHPELLRVTVGLPGDSAEERD
- a CDS encoding inorganic pyrophosphatase, which produces MSADPVSSGAVSPVFDLLPWLQRASCRRLDNGLLLCRLDNPQAPLVTTALFYRAGTGDEQAGQGGVAHFLEHMMFKGSAAFGPGEIDRVTQALGGANNAFTSHDLSVYYFSFAADRWERALELEADRMRALRLDPDEVASERQVILEEIDMYADEPWDSLELAVLAALFAGHPYGRPVLGTAEELASVGPEELGAFHRRYYGPDNAVLVVAGELDERAEARVEEHFGTIAPRDPARVPVGPASPPDRLQRLERRHGETARALLALPAPGADSAEHAALRLLAAALGSGRASRLQRRLVEQDPLCLGVNVNLAESATDGYLAIAAEVLPGVEPARVEATLMAEPRSRARGTARRRRDRPRPPGAARRLGDRSRAHPPAGALGRHRSRPLRPPSSGAFARGDPRLRGRDASRRRPPPPRPGARRGARMVPAMSHDDFPAPTAGPTWEQLASLFRPHPWHGVPLGDEAPDKVTVYVEIVPTDTVKYELEKATGLLHIDRPQKYSNLCPTLYGLLPQTYCGDEVGALCSRRAGLDGIVGDGDPLDVCVLAEKSIPRGDVLLHAVPIGGLRMIDHDEADDKIVAVLAGDAVYGGLTDISQCPPALIDRLQHYFLTYKQAPGDEPRVSIAGVYGREEAHEVIACCRRDYDRRYGALRDLLEHARRP